One Microtus pennsylvanicus isolate mMicPen1 chromosome 3, mMicPen1.hap1, whole genome shotgun sequence DNA window includes the following coding sequences:
- the LOC142846998 gene encoding large ribosomal subunit protein eL39-like — MSSHKTFRIKRFLAKKQKQNRPIPQWIRMKIGNKIRYNSKRRQWRRTKLGL; from the coding sequence ATGTCTTCTCACAAGACTTTCAGAATCAAGCGATTCCTGgctaagaaacaaaagcaaaatcgtCCTATTCCTCAGTGGATTCGGATGAAAATTGGCAACAAAATCAGGTACAACTCCAAGAGAAGACAGTGGAGGAGAACAAAGCTGGGTCTGTAA